ATGTCTGTTGATATTTCCTTAGAAACTCTCTGGAATCAAGTTCTCGAACTGCTTGAAAGCCAACTTAGCCGTCCAACCTATGAAGGATGGATTAAGACAGTTGTGGCTGATGAGCTTACGGCTGATCGCTTGACTATTCGCACGCCTTCAATTTTTGCTAAAAATTGGCTGCATAAATATTATGTTCAAAATATTACGGATGCAGTCACGGAAATCCTTGGCTATCCTGTAGAAATTCATATTGAGGCGGCTCCAAGTAGTGAACCACCTACGGGTCAACCTGAGCTAAATCTTAATCTTGATGGTGCTGAGATTAGTCAAGATGGGATGTTGGAAACCGCGATCGCTGCTGAGGCAGTTCACGCCATGGCGGCGGCAATTCCTACCACGCTCAATAATGCCCAAAGTCCTCAGTCATCAGATAGCAATGGTCACGTACCACGTCCTAGCAACCTCAATGCTAAATACAATTTCAATCGTTTTGTAGTTGGTTCCACCAATCGCATGGCTCATGCGGCGGCGCTTGCCGTGTCCGAGTCCCCTGGGCGTGAATTTAATCCTTTGTTTTTATGCGGTGGTGTGGGCTTAGGCAAGACCCACCTAATGCAAGCGATCGCCCATTACCGTCTAGAAATCGAACCGAAAGCAAGAATCGCCTATGTATCGACAGAGCAGTTCACCAACGATCTAATTTCGGCAATTCGCAAAGATAGTATGCAGAGATTTCGGGAACTGTATCGCGAGATCGATATGTTGATAGTTGATGACATTCAATTTATCGAGGGTAAGGAATACACTCAGGAGGAGTTTTTCCATACTTTTAATACGCTTTACGAAACTGGTAAACAAATCGTATTAGCCAGCGATCGCCCACCTGCTCAGATTCCGCGTTTGCAAGAACGACTTTGTTCACGGTTCTCCATGGGATTGATTGCAGATATTCAAGTTCCCGATTTGGAGACACGCATGGCAATCTTGCAAAAGAAAGCTGAATACGATCATCTCAAAATCCCTGCCGATGTCCTCCATTACATCGCCGCTAGCTATACTTCCAACATTCGCGAATTGGAAGGAGCGTTAGTGCGAACTGTTGCTTATATCTCGATTTCGGGATTGCCAATGACAGTAGAAAATGTCGCACCAGTTCTCAATCCTCCCAAAGAACCTGTAGAAGTATCTGCCGAGATGGTTTTGAGCGTAGTTACGGAAATGCTGAATATAGATCTAGCCGATCTGTTAGGAAATTCACGACGCAGAGAAATCAGCCAAGCCCGTCAGTATGTGATGTATCTCATGCGTCAACACACGAATCTCAGCTTGCCCAAAATTGGTGAAGCGGTAGGCGGCAAAGACCATACAACGGTGATGTATAGTTGCGAAAAGGTCGCTCAGTTGCAATCAACTGATGGTGATATCGCGCAGTTGTTGAGGCAGTTAAGCGATCGCATCTACCTCGTTGCTCAAACTAAAAATTAACGGAATGGACAGCGCTTTGCGCTGTCTACACTTACCACACTAAAAAACTATGCAGATGATTGATTTTGCCGTAAATGGAACTTTAATGCGAGGACTAGAGTTAAATGGTAACTTGCAGAAGGTTGGGGCAGTATTTGTAAGAGAAGATGTAACAGCACCTATATATCGGCTTTGGACGATCGCCGATCGCCATCCTGCGATGCTACGAGTTAGCGAAAATGGACAAGCGATCGCCTTAGAGATCTGGTCAGTTACTCCCGATGCTTTGGGTGCAATTTTATTGTCTGAGCCTGCTGGTTTATGTATTGGCAAAATTATTTTGTCTGATGGACAAGAGGTTTTGGGTGTTCTTGGCGAACCATTTTTATGTGAAGGACAAAAGGAAATTACTTCCTATGGTGGCTGGCGAGCTTACACCGCAAGTTAAACCCAAAATCTTTTGGATATGTTAGAAAGCAACTTGTCGTTGCAACGGAACTTACTCTGAGCATCATAGAGATGGGTGCGACCTTGACATAATACGAAGATTGTAGAACAATGAAAGAATAACGAAGGAGATCAAGAAAGAAAATGTCGGCAAAGTTAATAAGTGTAGAAGGCACAAAAGTAAAAATCGAACTTACAATTGAATTGAGTGAATCGATGTTAGATAGTGAAGGTAATATTCAAGAAGGATTGAACGAAGCAGGGTGTATAGCAGCTAAGGAAGCAATGAAACATTTAGATACAGATGGTTCAGCAATAAAGCTAGGAGAGAAAACATGGCGAACAAAGGGAGAGGAAGAGAAAGCATATCAAACTCCTTACGGCGAGGTAGTAGTAGCAAGGCATGTATATCAAAGTGCGGGTGGGGGAAAAACTTATTGCCCCATGGAAAGAAACGCACGAATAGTTGTGACATCAACACCAAAGTTCGCCAAACAAATATCATCGAAAATGGCTAATGGGGTAGCAAGAGAAGTACAACGAGATTTGCGTGATAATCATGGGCGTGAGGTAGCAGTATCCTATATTCAGAGATTGAGCGAAGCGGTTGGCAGCATTGTGCAAGCAAAAGAAGAAAGTGACAATTATGAGCCGCCAGAGATAGATGTCAAGATTGAATCGGTTGGTATAGGGTTAGATGGAACCTGTATGCTGATGTGTGAAGATGGCTGGCGAGAAGCTATGGTAGGGACGATATCATTATATGATAGTGAAGGAGAACGTCAGCACACGATCTATCTGGGAGCAACACCAGAATATGGTAGGAAGCGATTTTTAGAACGATTAGAGCGAGAAATCAGACAAACAAAAGATCGATATCCTAATGCAACCTATGTAGGAATTGCTGATGGAGCCGAATCCAACTGGAAATTCTTAAATGAACACACAGAAGAGCAGATCCTCGATTTTTATCATGCTTCAGGTTATTTGGGAATACTAGCCGAAGTTCTACATCCTAAGCAAATTCCCGAACAAAAAGAATGGCTTAAAAATAGTTGTCATCAACTCAAACATGAAATCGGAAGTGCCGAAAAATTCTACAACCAGATGGTACTGGCGATGACTGAAAATAAGCTAACCGAAACCATGAGGGAAAAGCTCCAAGCTTCGATTACTTACTTTAACAATCATTTGTGGCAAATGGACTATGCTCAATTCCAACAGAAAACCTATCCGATTGGCTCTGGTGTGACCGAAGCTGCTTGCAAGACTTTAATAAAGCAACGATTATGTTGCTCTGGGATGCGTTGGAAGGACAAGGGGGCGAGCATAATTTTGAGTTTAAGAGCTTTAGTTTTAACTTCTACTCGTTGGGAGCAATTCTGGGACAATCTCAATCAGTATGGGTTTCCTGCTGCTGTCTAATAATTGTATTGTATTGAGGTCGCACCCATAGAGATAAACAAAATCAGGACACTTGTGTTCCTATCAAGAAGACCCAACGTAAACAAAACTATCTGAACTGTGTGTGGTATCAAGGATTGTCAAAAAGACCTATGAGGAGTCTTGTTCATTGGTTTACCAACTAACGGTCTAGTTGAGCCGCGCAGTCACACTTTGGCTTTTAGAAATAACCTTGATACGGTCGGCTCCAACGCAGTGTTAGCCATCCGACTGCAAGAGCTAACTAATTGATTAAAGTTAATTGAGATTCTGCAATGTACCGAACTGGTTTAGAAAGTTTTCTAACTTTACCAAGCTCAACCGCTCGATCTAACCACTTACGCATTATCTTCAAATCAGTGTTCTCGAAAATCTTAACTAACTCTTTATCGGTGCGTTCGGTTTTCAAGCTACCTATTATGTATGGCATCATAATTTGAGAAGCATCATATTTTTGGTGTTCGGATTCAATAGGCTCAGCACTCACATGGCTATTTATGCTATTTTTTCCGTTAAAATCAGACTCAAGCATAGGAGCATCTGGCAAAACGACTTCTGAATCAGGTTGGTTATTTACCTTGTTAAAGTCCAGTAAATCCCTGTAATTGTCTAGATGATATTCACTATTTGCTGAAACTGAGCTAATTTCTTGTCCATACAACAAAAAATTTTGAATTGGAAGAGGCTTTACAATTGTTTCGGAAGTAATTTCTCCAGTCTTTATTTGTTCTCTTACTTGCATTAACAAACGTCCAAGCACATTAGCACCAGTAAGAATTTCTTCGTCCTCTGGTTTAGCACCCCAAAAATCATCTTTCCTTGAATCTTCAACAATTGGCAAATCTCCTGTCTCTAGTAGAAGCTCACTAAATTTCTCCCAATTTTGAACAAGTTTTACCTGCAAACACCAACGCATTACTTTTGTTCGGACTATATCCCAGTCAACACGAGAATTATCTCGGTAAGGCTTGCTTTTCATTTTTGCTGTCATGGGACTCCGTTCAGCAATGATTAGTCTTTGGACTTCAGGTAGATGAGGGAAACGACAAGCTTGATAGAGTGCCTCAGAGGTCAAAATCTTGACTCCGTTAACATTTAACAGGTATCCACCTGCCATGTTAGACAACCCACCGAATTTTTCAGCAGTCTTACGAAAAGTAATGCATTCTAGCCTATTGTATGTTCTTGATTCAGGAAGCTTTGCTACTGCTAGCATCTTCAAAACTCCTCCAATTCAGGAATTGGCGTGATGTTAACTGTCCGAGGAAACAGGGGATACCAAGCACTTAATGGGTAAGCTTTACTGGGATCACCCCACCATAATGCCAGTGGGCAGTTATTTGCGATATTACGATATGTTATCAGAATTGCCCCAAATCCTAAAGACTCCAAATAGTCATATCCTAATGGTCGCATACTACTGTTCGGGCTTCTAGGTAGTGAAACAATGTATGCGCCAGCCTTCAAGAATGCGTACTCAATCACTTCACGGGCAGCAGGTGAAGAAAAAATACTGTCCTGAGTTGGCATATTATTAGGACGAAATAAAGGCGGGAAAGATTGATTAGACTTTTGAAGTCGCTGATTATTTACTGCATGAATATATTGATCGACAAATTGATCACCAGAGATTTCATGAGACCAGAAGCAATCAAATCTTGACGGAATCCGTCGTGAGTTGTGAAATTCATACCATTTCCAAAAATGTACTGAAATATTTCTTAGATGTGCTTGCTCCTCAATTTTTCTTTTTGAATACTCAAACCCTTCTGTATGATGTGCAAAAAATATTATGTGTAAAGTTGTTCCATGTATGGCTTTTGGCAACCAAGAAATAATGTCACGTCGCACCCTATTGCCAGAATATAAGCAATCATCAAAATAAATATAAGCAATTGGACTTCTACCACAGTCTTTAATCTCAATTCCATATAGTCTTTGAAGAAGCGAATCGCAAATGCTCAATAAATCGTTTTGACTACTACCTTTTGTTTGGATTTTCAGAAATTTTGTATTTGGCAATTTTTTGGCAGGCTCTGCCCCAAGTAGTCTTTCGGAAATTAACGCTCTATGAATAAAGACTTGAGCCTTTTCATGGGAAATATAGTAGGTTTTCAGAATACGATCTATCTGCTCAAGGATCACCATTTGAGCATTGTCGTCACAACCAAACTTGTCAAACTGAGTTACCCATCTATTCACATGACTTGGATTAATAGTGGGGATCTCGCCCTGTCGATAATCAGCGATTGTTGTTGTGATTGATTGGAGTAAAGCTTCACGCTGGTTAGTCATACTGGCATAAGACCGTAGCTAATTATTCTCTGTTGCCAGCCACTTTACAATACCGTTGCCACAAGTAACTAAAGGAGGGCTAACTATGTATTAGCCAGAATTTTTCTGTCTAATATGACTATATGGTGATTAGGCTGAAAGTCAAGTTTCTGGCTAATCACCCTAATAGGGATGTTATACAGAAAAATTCTGGCTAATTACTCTATATAGTGCATTATACAGAAAAATTCTGGCTAATTATCTAAAGAGCGTGTTAGCCCGACGATATCATGTATTATTTAGGTTAGTTACTTCATAATTACATTCGTTATTCATCTCAATCGTGGCGGTAAGGGCGTGATTAGTCCGCTTGAGCGACTTCTCTAAAAAACTGGCAACTGCAAACAAGAAGGATATTCCGCACCATGAAAAATTTGCTGTGTTGCCTCTACAAAGTCACAGACTGTTGCCTCTGACGGCAACTTTTGTGTATTTGAATGTCGCTCGATCGCAGGAAAAGCCGAACTTGTGATCGCAACACCAATCCGATGCCCTTGAGCAAAATTCTGACAGGTGGGACGCAACTTAATCCGATATTCATTCACCACATCAGATTCAATCCATTCAGGCTCAGTCCATGATTTACGGAACTTAGCGCGTAAAACACCCATCGACACTAGCATTTGCTTACCATCGGGATAAATATCTAAGAGCTTAATCACCCAATCCGTATCAGGAGCAGTAGTAGCCGCATAAAGAATAAATTCGGGAATACCTGCGATCGCTATCTCTTCATCCAGTTCTGCACTCTCATAAACCAATGCATCCCAACGATGATGCACATGACGCTGATCATAGAATCCATAGGGTGTAGCAGGATTGGGATTACGCGGATCGTAGACGTAGATATCGGGTAATTGATGATTGATGATTGGGGGGTGGTCGCTTAGTTGTTTTTGGGAAGAGAGATAGAATACTTTTGTGCGAGTATCTTTTGGGAATTCTGGTAAATCTAGCCAGTGATTTTTGCCCATAAAAAACATTTGAACGGGAGCGCGATCGCAGATTCCATTCTCAATTCCTTTTAACCAAAAATCAAACCAATCCACTTGCAATTGATCAATTTTAGAAACAGCCGCTTCACCAAAATCAATCTCACCGACTTTCGGTAGCCAAGGCATATGCTGCCAAGGTGCAACTACTAAATGCTGCGGTTTCGTAGTTGCGGATTTCGCTTGGTGATAGGTGTTAATCGTCGCCTCAATAAAAATATCTGCCCATCCCGCAATGTGTAAAGCAGGTAAATCATAGCGATCAAAATAACTGAGAGGATTTAGCTGTTGCCAATATTGATCATCAGCTTGCTGATTCCCAATCCAATCAAAAAAGAATTGACCAAAATCTCCAAAAGACTCATTCTTAAATAATTCTATTTCACTTAATGGCACTGTCTCTAACCATTTAGAGAACTGCTTTTGGGCTGCAAACAGGTTGGTTGCTTGTGGTTCTTTTTTTAAATACCATGCTCGATTTTGAGCTAGCTGTAAAGCCCAGCCTAAGTCAAAGTCCAGACAAAGCGCACCACCAAAATAAAACCAACCGTGATACAAGTCCGCCGTTGCCATAGTCGGACAGATTGTAACTAGTCCTTCAGGCTGTTGCACAGCAGCTTGGAATTGGGTTACCCCCTGATAGGAAAATCCATACATTCCTACCTTGCCACTACTGCCTTCTAGTTCCTTTGCACACCATTCCACTGTGTCAAATCCATCATCATATTCGCTAACAAATGGATAGAATTCACCCTCAGAAGTGCCACAACCACGCACATCTTGGATCACGACAATATAGCCTTGGCTGGCATACCAACTAGGATGAGCATAGGTACAACTAGAAGCGATCGCTCGACCATAGGGCAAGCGCATCAATAGCACGGGCAAAGGCGTGTCAACATTTTTGGGTCGATAAATGTCAGCCGTCAAGTTAATGCGATCACGCATGGGGATCTTGACTTGACGCTGAACATTAACTTGAGAATGGAATGAAGTTAATTTAGGAGGCATAAGGATATTCTAGTCCTGTTGCCAATCAGGGAAGATCTTTCTGATTTCAATCAAGAGATCATCAAGTTCTTCTAAAGCTTGGATCACATCGATGCTCAAGCTGCCCAAATTATCTTTGAGAGACAACTGCACCAATAATTCACGCTTGCTAGCGATCACCACAAATCTTTCTTTTAGAGCTTCAGGAGTAGACATATCTTAGGTAGTAGTGAGTTGTTTTGGCTTGGATTTAAGTAATATCTGATGTTACGTGGAAGTTTCTAAGACCCTCACCCCTAGCCCCTCTCCCAAAGGGCGAGGGGAACAAGAATTTTCTGGATTTTGCTCCCCCTCTCCTCTCTGGGAGAGGGGGCTGGGGGGTGAGGGCAATCTTTATTCCACGCAACATCAGTAATATTTTAGCCCAAAAGCTATAGTCCCTAATTCTGAACTTATTTTGGACTGAATAGCCAGCCTTTTTTCCAAAAGTAAAATAGCAATCCGCCAGAAATAGACATAATCAACAGCCAAAAGAACGGATATCCCAACGGCATCTTTAATTCGGGCATATTCCATGGACTCTCTGTATCAAAGTTCATTCCATAGACTCCCGACACGAAAGTAAGAGGAATAAATACCGTTGAGATGACAGTCAAGAAGCGCATGATCTCGTTGGTGCTATTGCTCAAAGATGATAGGTAAATATCCATCAAGTTGGCGGCAAGTTCGCGATAGGTCTCAACCATGTCCATTACCTGTACCGTGTGGTCATAGCAGTCTCTCAAGAAAACCCTTACCTCGCGATCAATCAAAGGGCTTTCTTCGCGAATTAGAGAATTAATTGCGTCACGCTGCGGCCAAATTGCACGACGGAGCAACAAAAGTTCACGCTTGATTTTATGGATTTTATCGAGAGTTTGGCGGGTGGGATTTTCCACCACCTCATCCTGTAAATCTTCGAGACGTTCGCCGTAGTCCTCTAGCACAGGGAAAAATCCATCAACGATCGCATCAATCAAACAATAGGCAAGATAATCAGCCTTTTGCGATCGGATTACCCCACGATTGCGATGAATCCGCTGACGAATTGGCTCAAACACGTCGTTTTCAGGTTCTTCTTGGACGGTAAGGATGTAGTTTTTGCCTAAGATTAAACTTACCTGCTCATCATAAAAACCCCGACCATCTTCACGACTCGTCACCATATGTAGAATGATCAATTCCTGTTCCTCAAAGCTCTCAACCTTGGGGCGTTGAGGAATATTGACAATATCTTCAAGGACTAACTCATGTAATTTAAACACTTTGCCTAAACGTTTTAAGACTTCTTCAGAACCCAAGCCTTGCACATCGACCCATGAGACTGATTGGCTATCTAGATAAGGAAAGCATTCTTCTGGCGTAGCAAGCTGAATGCCTAGAGCTTCATCGGCATTGTAATCAATCAAGAAGATATTGGGAATAGTCGCATCTTCATCAATGATCAGCGTTCCTGGTGGACTACCTGGTTCGGGTTCATTGAAGTCATAAAACTCTAATTCTTCATCATTTTCTTCAGAATCATCTTCGATAGGGCTAGGCTTAAATCTGGCGGGGTTGTGAAGCATGGTGAAGCGGTCATGAAATACACTTGTCAGTGTGCCACATTGTTAAGCCAAGTTCGTCTATGAAAACGCGGATAGTATAGGATTTATTTCTGAGCAGTCTCCTTAAATTACTGGGATTACCATTTTTTAGTCTATGAAATACAAAAGAAATCTAAGCAAGATCAATAAATTTAATTTGTTGGCGATCGCCTCTATTAGCATCTTAAACTCAGCTTTTGCAGTAAAAGCGATCGCGGGATCTTTACCAGATAAAATTCTGTGGGGCAAGCCTACCTGTGATGTGAGCAAGGCGGAAATTTTGCGAAAACATGAATTACGAAAATCAGCTTTAGTCATAAATCCTAGTAACACTAATGCTCAATCGCAATATCAGGCTATTGTCCAAAAACATAAGTCAGAATTACAAGCCTGTCGCGATCGCAGCAAACCCCAAACGCAAGCCACTTGGGTAAGGCTATATCCCAATGATGTTAAGTCAGGCGTTTTGGAGGATGTTTTCGACAAAATGGTAAATCGTGGCTATAACCAAGTTTTTGTCGAAGTCTTTTATGATGGGCGCGTCTTGCTCCCTGTAGCCGATAATCCGACACCTTGGCGATCGGTAATGGAGGAAGCAGTCAAAGCAGGAGAAGTGCCTGCGGATTACGATCTATGGCAAAGAGCGATCGAGATTGGCAGAGAACGAGGACTCAAGGTTTATGGTTGGTCATTTGCAATGAATTTTGGCTATGGCTATAGCGAAATCAGGGGGAAAGCGGGGGCTTTGGCTCTGAATGGTAAAGGGGAAAATAGTATTGCCAATACCAATTTCAATCGCAACTTGGTTAGCAATGGACGTGCTTTTTATGAAGATGCCTATGAAGTTGATCACTTATTTGTCGATCCCTACAGTGCGATCGCTAAAGCCGATCTGACAGCCGCTGTCAATGCTTTGATCAAACGCAATCCTGACGGGATGGTATTTGACTATGTGCGCTATCCCACTAATTCCACGGGTGAATTGATTAATAACGTCAAACAACTTTGGATTCATGGACAATCTTCGCGATCGGCTTTGCTCAATAGCATTGACAATAAAAATGTGCGTGAGCTAATGGCTCTCTATCTCAAAAATGGAGATATCACGGCTGATGATGTGATTCAGACTGAGAAAAAAATGGCGGAAGCGATCAATGTGCAACCGACTAACATTAAAAATCCTAGAGAAACTGCGGCGAACACAAAAAGGCTGCTCTGGAATATTGCTACTAATCACGCTCATCGAGGGGTGATTAATTTTGTGAATACAGTTACTCTTCCCCTCCAGCAAAGTAATATGCCGATTGGCACGGTGTTCTTTCCTAATGGCAATCGTGCTGAGGCAGGTCGGTTCGATCCGAAAATGCAGCCATGGGATCGGTTCCCTAAGTCCATGGAACGTCATCCAATGACCTATGCACTTTGTGCTGATGGTCAATGTGTTGCGGAACAAGTGGCTGAGGTTGTCCGCCAATCTGCCCCTGAGACTTTAGTTTGTCCAATCTTAGCGGGGACTTGGGGACAGGGATTTGATGGACATCCTAGCTTTGAGATTCAAACGCGAGCTATCCTTGCTAGACAACCAAAGATTAATTGCATCAGTCACTTTGTCTATTCATGGATGGAACCTGAAAGCGATCGCCTTCGCAAATTTGGAAAAGCTACAGGCTTAGAACCAGCAACTATCCCCAACTAAATTCAAAGGGAACCTATAGCGTTTTTCAGTCTAGTGAACTATGTGGTTTGCTTTCCCGCCTTTGGCGAGGAAACAAACCTTTGTAAGTAGCACATAATAATTAAAACCTAAAACCAGAAGCTGTCCCGCCCGCTACGCGGGCGGGACAGCTTACTAGGTTAAGCCTTATGGCGTAGCCATTTTGTGTTCTGGTGTAAGCAAGAAATATGCGATCGCGCTATGATGTCAATCTCATCATTCTTACACCAATTACCAAGCAAACCAACCACAAGAAAATCTTTAAAAAGGTTGCAAATCAACCTTTTTAAAGATTTTCTTAGTTTGTGCTTGATCGCAAATTGCTGTAGATAACTAATCAAGGATAATTATGAGCGCAATCTCCATTGACTTTGGTAGTAGCAACACCGTGATTGCACGATGGAATATTGCTACAGATCAACCTGAAACAATGATTTTTGAGGAGCTTAATCGTCCTGCGCCTTTAAATGGGCTTGTACCTTCGTTAATATATGTGCAGAATGCTCAAACGGAAATAGTCGAAATCGGTCAGCGCGTTATCGATCAAGGCAAAGATCGCTCTCAACCAAGATTATTTAGTCAAATCAAACGGCGGTTGGCGGCTAATGTAAATTATGTTCCTAAGCTTGATGGCGTGAAAGTGACACCTGAATGGCTAGGCAGTCAATTTTTACGTGAAATATCAAAGAAACTGCGATCGCAACAAATCTTTCCATCGGAAATCATCTTGACTGCGCCTGTCCAGTCTTACGAAAAATATTTACGCTGGCTAGAGGAATGCAGTAGTGCGATATTTGCGCCAAATTTACCGACATTACCATCACCTCGGATTCGGATTCTTGATGAACCAACGGCTGCTGCTCTCGGTTATGAAGCGATCGCACCTAGTGCTTTAGTGTTAGTCATCGACTTTGGGGGCGGTACATTGGATTTATCACTGGTGCGGCTGCCTAAGGGTGAAAATGTCGCAAAGTGGGGAGAGCAAATCGGTGTCAATCGCAGTGAATGGACAGAATATCAAGCAGAAGCGATCGCCAAAACTGGATATACAATTGGTGGCGAAGATATCGATCAATGGTTAGTCCAAGATTATTTAGAAAGAAGTGAAGATGGCACTAATGGAAGTGAAACAAACAATCTGAATATTCTTAAATTTTTAATGGAACGAATTAAGATTAACCTATCGGAAGTAGAAACCGCTTCCGAAATCTTTTTTGATCTAACTACGCAATCTACTACTGAAATCACCTATAGTCGTCAGCAATTAGAAAAGATACTAGACTATAAAGGTTTTTATCGGGTTCTCCAATCAGCAATCGATGAATTAATCAATCGCGCTTTTAATAAAGGAATTCTCAAAGGTGATATTAAACATATTCTCTTAGTTGGCGGTTGTACATTGATTCCATCGGTGGTTTTGTTTGTCGAAGACTATTTTAAAATGGGGAAAGTTTATAGTCATAAGCCCTTTGAAGCGATCGCCCATGGAGCCTTAATGCTCAGTCAAGGCGTGAGCCTTCAGGACTATCTCTTCCATTCCTATGCGATCCGCTATTGGGATCGTGCTGCGGAGCAATGGAAGTATCAACCCCTATTTCGGCGTGGGCAAGTTTATCCGACTCGTCGCCCCGTAGAGTTACTACTTAGAGCGACCCAACCAAATCAACCCGAAATTGCTCTTACCATTGGCGAAATTGAAAGTCGTCCTACAGGTGCAGCAGAAGTCAGTTTTGATGGAGATCGCCTTGTGATGCAGTTTGATCAAAAAGCCAAAGAAACTTTTCAGCCATTACAGTCTGATGCTAATGGGGCAGGAATGCCACAGGCGATCGCTCTGCTCGATCCTCTTGGTCAGCCCGACTGCGATCGGCTCAAGGTTTTATTTAGCATTAGTGAAAAACGCGAGTTATTGGTTACAGCGATCGATCTACTCACTCAACGCCAATTATTAACTAATCATCCTGTCGCCAAACTGCAATAGTCTTCACCGTTTTTGTGGTGCGGCTTCGCCGCGCCACAAAAACGTTTTTACAGCGCCAGTTCTAATAAAAAGCCCACTCGGCTGTCATAGATTAAAGGCGATCGCCGCCATTCAATTTTTGTACCTAAGCGTAAATTATTCGTAATTGCATAACTAGAAGCCAAGGTAGTCGTACTCATCTCCAGACTGCCACTGGGAGATGTAAAAGTATGGCTCAGTCGCAAATCCGAACTTTGGGGTGATAAAACTAAAATTCCCTGCAATCCTAAGTCTAATCCTGAAATTTGGGGACGATCTAGTTGATTAAATTGGCGATATCCCACAATTGGCGAAACATTCCAATAGGAACCTAATGGCAGAACATAGTAACGAATATTTGCTTGAAGTTCACTCTCACGACCACTAAACTCGGTTTGATAGCTACCACTGATAGTCAAAGGCGATCGCCCCACAAACAGATCCTCAACTCCCGCCTCAACACCCAAAGAATTATCGCGTGAGGTAAGTCCAACCCGCAGCTTGGTATTAAAGCTAGGAATACTATAAATATCTTCTAAAAGATTAGGCGGTTGATCTAACCAACGCTGTAATACAGGACTACTCTCGATCACTTGCCGA
This genomic stretch from Pseudanabaena galeata CCNP1313 harbors:
- a CDS encoding CocE/NonD family hydrolase, whose protein sequence is MPPKLTSFHSQVNVQRQVKIPMRDRINLTADIYRPKNVDTPLPVLLMRLPYGRAIASSCTYAHPSWYASQGYIVVIQDVRGCGTSEGEFYPFVSEYDDGFDTVEWCAKELEGSSGKVGMYGFSYQGVTQFQAAVQQPEGLVTICPTMATADLYHGWFYFGGALCLDFDLGWALQLAQNRAWYLKKEPQATNLFAAQKQFSKWLETVPLSEIELFKNESFGDFGQFFFDWIGNQQADDQYWQQLNPLSYFDRYDLPALHIAGWADIFIEATINTYHQAKSATTKPQHLVVAPWQHMPWLPKVGEIDFGEAAVSKIDQLQVDWFDFWLKGIENGICDRAPVQMFFMGKNHWLDLPEFPKDTRTKVFYLSSQKQLSDHPPIINHQLPDIYVYDPRNPNPATPYGFYDQRHVHHRWDALVYESAELDEEIAIAGIPEFILYAATTAPDTDWVIKLLDIYPDGKQMLVSMGVLRAKFRKSWTEPEWIESDVVNEYRIKLRPTCQNFAQGHRIGVAITSSAFPAIERHSNTQKLPSEATVCDFVEATQQIFHGAEYPSCLQLPVF
- the corA gene encoding magnesium/cobalt transporter CorA, translated to MLHNPARFKPSPIEDDSEENDEELEFYDFNEPEPGSPPGTLIIDEDATIPNIFLIDYNADEALGIQLATPEECFPYLDSQSVSWVDVQGLGSEEVLKRLGKVFKLHELVLEDIVNIPQRPKVESFEEQELIILHMVTSREDGRGFYDEQVSLILGKNYILTVQEEPENDVFEPIRQRIHRNRGVIRSQKADYLAYCLIDAIVDGFFPVLEDYGERLEDLQDEVVENPTRQTLDKIHKIKRELLLLRRAIWPQRDAINSLIREESPLIDREVRVFLRDCYDHTVQVMDMVETYRELAANLMDIYLSSLSNSTNEIMRFLTVISTVFIPLTFVSGVYGMNFDTESPWNMPELKMPLGYPFFWLLIMSISGGLLFYFWKKGWLFSPK
- a CDS encoding glycoside hydrolase family 10 protein, giving the protein MKYKRNLSKINKFNLLAIASISILNSAFAVKAIAGSLPDKILWGKPTCDVSKAEILRKHELRKSALVINPSNTNAQSQYQAIVQKHKSELQACRDRSKPQTQATWVRLYPNDVKSGVLEDVFDKMVNRGYNQVFVEVFYDGRVLLPVADNPTPWRSVMEEAVKAGEVPADYDLWQRAIEIGRERGLKVYGWSFAMNFGYGYSEIRGKAGALALNGKGENSIANTNFNRNLVSNGRAFYEDAYEVDHLFVDPYSAIAKADLTAAVNALIKRNPDGMVFDYVRYPTNSTGELINNVKQLWIHGQSSRSALLNSIDNKNVRELMALYLKNGDITADDVIQTEKKMAEAINVQPTNIKNPRETAANTKRLLWNIATNHAHRGVINFVNTVTLPLQQSNMPIGTVFFPNGNRAEAGRFDPKMQPWDRFPKSMERHPMTYALCADGQCVAEQVAEVVRQSAPETLVCPILAGTWGQGFDGHPSFEIQTRAILARQPKINCISHFVYSWMEPESDRLRKFGKATGLEPATIPN
- a CDS encoding Hsp70 family protein, coding for MSAISIDFGSSNTVIARWNIATDQPETMIFEELNRPAPLNGLVPSLIYVQNAQTEIVEIGQRVIDQGKDRSQPRLFSQIKRRLAANVNYVPKLDGVKVTPEWLGSQFLREISKKLRSQQIFPSEIILTAPVQSYEKYLRWLEECSSAIFAPNLPTLPSPRIRILDEPTAAALGYEAIAPSALVLVIDFGGGTLDLSLVRLPKGENVAKWGEQIGVNRSEWTEYQAEAIAKTGYTIGGEDIDQWLVQDYLERSEDGTNGSETNNLNILKFLMERIKINLSEVETASEIFFDLTTQSTTEITYSRQQLEKILDYKGFYRVLQSAIDELINRAFNKGILKGDIKHILLVGGCTLIPSVVLFVEDYFKMGKVYSHKPFEAIAHGALMLSQGVSLQDYLFHSYAIRYWDRAAEQWKYQPLFRRGQVYPTRRPVELLLRATQPNQPEIALTIGEIESRPTGAAEVSFDGDRLVMQFDQKAKETFQPLQSDANGAGMPQAIALLDPLGQPDCDRLKVLFSISEKRELLVTAIDLLTQRQLLTNHPVAKLQ